GTTGAACCACGGCAACACCGTCTCCATCATCAGCCCGAACCCGGCCGACTGCCCACCGAGCCGCGCGCCCACGGGAACCGTCGTATCGATCGACATCGGGGCCGACGCGTTGCCGCGCAGCCCGAGTCCACTGAACGACCCGACCACCGACAAGCCCGGGGTTGCGCCCGGCACGGCGTACATGTCGACCTCGCCGGCGACACCCGAGGGGGAGCCGGTGGACACGACGTACACATCCGCATGCCCCGCAGAGGTGACCCAACTCTTGTCCGCCCGAAGCCCGACCGCGTCGCCACGTTCGGTCATCGTCGACGTCGACACCGGAGCCCAGAAGTGCGAGCGGGAGCCCTTCTCGCTGAACGCCAAGGTCCCAAGGGCTTCTCCGGTGGCCATCGCGGACAGCAGATTCGGCATGCCCGGCGGCGGCGCGGCGGCGACGGTGACCGCGGCCGCGGCGTGCATCAGGTAGATCATCGCGGTGGAACCGCAGACGGCGGCCAATTCGCCCACTACCTCGGTGAACTCGACCGGTCCCGCGCCGAGTCCGCCCACCTGCTCCGGCAGGGTCAGGCCCAACAGCCCGCTACTGCGCAGCGCGCCCACCGCCTCGGCGGGAAACACGCCGTCGGTGTCGACCCGCGCAGCGTGTTCGGC
This genomic stretch from Prescottella soli harbors:
- the fadE16 gene encoding Rv1679 family acyl-CoA dehydrogenase — its product is MYSTDALQQVVEVAAEHAARVDTDGVFPAEAVGALRSSGLLGLTLPEQVGGLGAGPVEFTEVVGELAAVCGSTAMIYLMHAAAAVTVAAAPPPGMPNLLSAMATGEALGTLAFSEKGSRSHFWAPVSTSTMTERGDAVGLRADKSWVTSAGHADVYVVSTGSPSGVAGEVDMYAVPGATPGLSVVGSFSGLGLRGNASAPMSIDTTVPVGARLGGQSAGFGLMMETVLPWFNLGNAAVSLGLAGSAHAAAVSHVGGARLEHVGQTLAALPTIRAQIARMGITLAAQRAYLAMAATSVGAPDDATLTHVLGIKASANDAALTITESAMRVCGGAAFSNHLPIERAFRDARAGSVMAPTADALYDFYGRAVTGLPLF